The genome window ACGTTGCCCGTCGGCATGACTCTCGACAGACACGCCGCCGAACGGCGTCGGTTCGCTCGGCTACTCGGCGTCGACGGAACGCTCGGCTCAGGCCTCCCGATCGGAACCGTCTCGAGGCGTCGTCGAACGGAGCACCGCCCGGAAAAACGCCGACGAAAGGAGAGCCTCACGGAGAACGAACGGCGAGCTGGCGGTGATCAAATACGTGATCACGAGGACTCGCAAACAGACGCCGAATGCGACCGCGCCTAGACGACCGCTCGGTCCTGAAGGAACGAATCGACGGCCGTCGCGACCTCCTCGAAGTCCTTGATCGTGAGGCCGTCGGTCGTCACGAAGACGCCCTCGCTCTCGCTGGTCACGCGGATCAGAAAGCCGTTGTCGAACACTCGGATCGTGTAGTTGTACTCACCGAGTTCTGATCCCTCGTAAGCGGTTCGGGCCGTCTTGAACCCGCGCCACTCGTGGCCGATAAACGTCGAGAGGTCAGCGTCGCGCTCGAGGTCGCTCCGCAGGTAGACCTGTTCGTAGTCGTCGCGGGTGAAGTAGGTGACCGACCGTAAGCTGTCACCGACCGCCGTCCGGCAGGTCGCAACGATCTGCTCCGCCGCTTCGTTCGTAAGTAACCCTGTCGCCATATCTGAGGGATCGAACCGCGGTGCCTTAATAACCGGGGCGAAGCCGCGTGAGAACGACGTTACTGGTAGGGCCAGGCGAACAGCGTGCCATCCCAAGCACTGTTCATGACGAGGTCACGAACGCCCAGTTGGTCGAGGTGTTCCCAGATACTGGTTCTCGTTTCAGGAGTCGCATACAGGTCCCAGTGAGGCGACAACCAGAGCGCCTCGGTCGCGTCTCTTGTTCGAGCGTCGTCACGGTCGTCCCGCGTATCTGCTTCGAGCCACGTGTCAATGATCTCGAGGACAGTTTCGGCCTGGTCGGGGTCGATCCCGAGATCGAACGATGCGGCGAACGGTCCGGTATGGGCGGCGATAGCCTGCTCGACCGCCTCGTCGGTCATTTCCGACCCGGTAGTAGCAAGAAACGGATTGAGAACGTGACCGGCCAGCGCCTTGAGCGCCCGCCCCCGCACTACGGTCGGTTCCATCGAGTCCGTAACTGCCTCGAAGAGAGATGCCCGCTCGTCTGCGTCGAATGGATTAGAAACGACGTTTCGTGCTGTTCTGGTCGACGGATTTTCGATGACGTTGTACGTGTGTTTCTCCCAGCAGTCTTTGGCTGCACGGAGACGCACACCTTCGTCTCCCGTTCGAACGAGTTGGGCAACATCTGCTCGGCGAATGGCCATATCGATGTTGGAACGGATACCACCTTTGAAGCCATAGTCCCGGTAAACGTCGGCGATGACATCCGTTGCGTGATGTTTCGGACGACCGTGATATGACTCGAGGAGCGCCGTTGATTCCCCGTCGCGTTCGTACAGTCGACCGGTCGTTCCGTCTTCGGGATCGAACTCGAGAGTGAGCAACCGGTCGACGCTTTCAGGTGGACACTCGACCACTGGTGACGGATCGAACACCAGTCGATCGTGATTTGCTGTCCGGCCAGCTTTGGCGACGAGATTCCCACATTCTTCCGAGATGGTAACCTGGCCGAGACGCACTCGAAGCTCGTTTCGGAGCGCAACGGCTTCTCTCTGCTCGTCAGGTAGCTGGCTAACGTCCGTTCGTACGTCTCCGGTTTCGTCCTGTCGAACTCCCTCGTGCCTGTTTTGCTGATCAGTTGCCCCTAGACTCGGCTCAGAAGTGGCCGAGACACCGTACGAAATGGTGTCCTCAAGCACCGAGCCAGTACTGATGGCGTGAGAGCATTCTACAGTCACGGTCGTCCACCGATCCGTTCGCTTCATCGAGGTCATTGGCGCACCACTTCGTTGTTCGTTTCCAAGTACAGAATATAACTCTTCCCCTGATCGAATAGAACCGCGCTCAGGTCGAATGCGTTGCCATCCACGCGACCGAGGGTCAGCTTTGAGATGTTTCACCAGTTTCGGGTACGTCGAACGCTCGAACTACGGATTGTCGGAAACCACTTCGGCAGCCACCAACAGAACCAGTCGACTGCTCGCCAAGTGAGACTGTCGGACAGCAGTCAGTGAGCTGTCGGTCGCGAATTCGGGACCCTCACCGATGGCGACGACCGCAGTAGCGTGACCGATATTCGATACGTTCTGTCCGACACGATGAGTAGACGGTTCTCGAATCGAAGTCAGGCCTTTTCGATCGCCCGATCGAGATCGGCGATCACGTCGTCGACGTCCTCGATCCCAACCGAGAGGCGGATGAGGTCGTCGGTGACGCCGCTTGCCAGTTTCTCCTCCTCCGTGAGCTGCTGGTGAGTCGTGCTCGCGGGGTGGATGATCAACGTCTTCGCGTCGCCGACGTTTGCGAGCAGGCTCGCGAGGTCGACCTCGTTGCAGACAGTTTCGGCCGCGTCGTAGCCACCCTCGAGTCCGAAAGTAATCATGCCGCCGTAGCCACCGTCGAGGTATTTGCTCGCGTTCTCGTGGGTTTCGTGGCTCTCGAGGCCGGGGTAGGTGACCCAGTCGACGTTCGGGTGGTCCTCGAGGAACTCGGCGACGGCCATCGCGTTCTCGCAGTGTTTTTCCATGCGCAGGGGCAGCGACTCGAGTTTCTGGAGGGTGACCCAGGCGTCGAACGGTGCCTGCTGGTTCCCCAGGTCACGCAGCCCGCGGGTACGAGCCACGATCGAGAACGCCTGTTCGCCGAACGTCTCGTAGAAGTTGACGCCGTGATAGGCAGGGTTCGGTTCGGCGATTTCGGGGTAGTCGCCCTCGTCCCACGGGAACGAACCGCCGTCGACGAGAATGCCGCCGACGGTCGAACCAGCGCCGTGGATCCACTTCGTCGTCGAGTTCCAGACGAGGTCCGCGCCGTGGTCGAGCGGGCGGCAGAGATACGGCGTCGCGAACGTGTTGTCGACGAACAACGGGACGTCGTTCTCGTGCGCGATATCGGCAATTCGTTCGATATCCGGCGTCACGAGCGCGGGGTTGCCGATCGTCTCGAGGTGGACGAACGCGGTGTCGTCGTCGATCGCCTCCGCGTAGGCGTCGTAATCGAGCGTGTCGACGAACGTCGTCTCGACGCCGCGTTTGGCGACGGTGTGCGTGAGGTAGGTGTAGGTGCCGCCGTACAGCGACGACGAGGAGACGATGTTGTCGCCGACGTCGGCGAGGATGAACGTCGCCAGGTCGAACGCCGCCATCCCCGAGGAGGTCGCGAGCGCGCCGACGCCGCCCTCGAGCGTGGCGATGCGCTCTTCTAACATCGCGTTCGTCGGGTTCATAATCCGCGAGTAGATGTTGCCGAACTCCTGTAAGCCAAAGAGGGAAGCGGCGTGGTCCGTATCCTCGAACTCGTAGGAAGTCGTCTGATAGATCGGCGGTGCTCTGGCTCCAGTCGTCGGGTCAGATTGCTGGCCAGCGTGGACGCTCTCTGTCGCGAACGCTCGCTCGTCGGGGTCGTCGCTCATACGTGCCGACACTCGCAGCCAGGCAACCTAAAACCGCGAGTTGTCGCAAAAGACGCCGACGTCGACGACGATCCGAACCTCTCCGAATCGGACAGCCGACGGGAAAGCGAGCGCCCGCCGTGCTCAGAAGACTGGACCGGCCATCGAGAAGACTGCCGCGAACGCATCGCTGAGGAAGACGAGCAAGATTCCAGCGAGAACCACAAGCGTCGTCCAGACGATCATGATGTACATCGCTCGTTTGATCTCTTCTTTGCGCTCGCCACCCTGAACGGCCTCGTTAGTGCTCATTAGCGGACGTTCCGCCGCTACGGACATAATTCTACCCCCTCGAGCGCGCAGTTCCTGCGGCTGGTCGGGACGAGTCCGGAGTCACTCGAGCAGCGACTCGCCGGTCATCTCGGGAGGCTGGTCGACGTCGATCAGCTCGAGCAGTGTCGGGGCGACGTCGGCGAGCGTGCCGCCTTCGCGGACCGTCCGTCTCCCCGCTGTGCCGTCAGGGGCGAGATAGACCAGGGGCACCTCGTTGTACGTGTGCGCCGTGTGGGGATCGTCTTCGGTGCCCATGTCGTCTGCGTTACCGTGATCGGCGGTGATCAGGACGTGTGCGGCATGGGACTCGAGAGCCGTCACCAGCCGCCCGAGCTGTTCGTCGACGGCCTCGACGGCTGCGATTGTAGCCTCGTAATCGCCTGTGTGTCCGACCATGTCGGGATTGGCGTAGTTGAGGACGAGCGTATCGGGGGTCTGGGCCTGTTCGCGAGTCGTTCCTCCCCGCTCATCGTTTCGAGGCTCCCCCTCCGGTCGCGCCTCGCCCTCGAGGACGTCGATCGCGGTATCGGTCACCTCGGCTGCGCTCATCTCGGGTTGCCGGTCGTAGGTCGGGACGTCGGGGCTCTCGACGATTTCGCGGATCTCGCCGTCGAACTCGACCTCGCGGCCGCCGTTTAAGAAGTAGGTGACGTGGGCGTACTTCTCCGATTCGGCGATCCGCAGTTGCGTTTTGCCGTGAGCCGCGAGCACCTCGCCGAGGACGTTCTCGGGTTGGGTCGGCGGGTACGCGATCGGGAGGTCGAACGTCTTGTCGTACTGGGTCAACATCACGACCTCGGCGTCCGGCGGCGTGGTCTCGAACTCGTCGGCCCACGCGTCGGGACGGATATCGGCGAGCATCCGCGTGAGCTGTCGTGCGCGGTCCGACCGGAAGTTGAACCAGACGACCGAATCGCCGTCGGCGAGTGCCGGCTGGTCCGAGACGATCGTCGGCTCGACGAACTCGTCGGTCACGTCGCGGTCGTAGGACGCTTCGACGGCCTCGAGTGCCGACGCGGTCTCGTGGTCGGCTTCGCGATTGACGATGGCGTCGTAGGCGCGTTTCGTCCGATCCCAGTTCTGGTCGCGGTCCATCGCGTAGTAGCGGCCCGTAACGGTCGCGACGTGGCCCGTGCCGTGCTCGGCAACCACGTCCTCGAGCGCCTCGAGGTACGCCTGGCCGCCGGTCGGCGAGGTGTCACGGCCGTCGGTGACGGCGTGAGTGACAGCGGAGACGTCGCGGTCGCCGGCGAGTTCGATCAGCGCGTGGAGGTGTTCGTGATCGGAGTGGACGCCGCCGTCGCTGACGAGGCCGACGAAGTGAATCCGGCCGTCGTTTTCGATTGCGTTGTCGAAAGCAGTGGTGATCGCGTCGT of Natrarchaeobaculum sulfurireducens contains these proteins:
- a CDS encoding DUF7522 family protein, whose protein sequence is MATGLLTNEAAEQIVATCRTAVGDSLRSVTYFTRDDYEQVYLRSDLERDADLSTFIGHEWRGFKTARTAYEGSELGEYNYTIRVFDNGFLIRVTSESEGVFVTTDGLTIKDFEEVATAVDSFLQDRAVV
- a CDS encoding O-acetylhomoserine aminocarboxypropyltransferase/cysteine synthase family protein translates to MSDDPDERAFATESVHAGQQSDPTTGARAPPIYQTTSYEFEDTDHAASLFGLQEFGNIYSRIMNPTNAMLEERIATLEGGVGALATSSGMAAFDLATFILADVGDNIVSSSSLYGGTYTYLTHTVAKRGVETTFVDTLDYDAYAEAIDDDTAFVHLETIGNPALVTPDIERIADIAHENDVPLFVDNTFATPYLCRPLDHGADLVWNSTTKWIHGAGSTVGGILVDGGSFPWDEGDYPEIAEPNPAYHGVNFYETFGEQAFSIVARTRGLRDLGNQQAPFDAWVTLQKLESLPLRMEKHCENAMAVAEFLEDHPNVDWVTYPGLESHETHENASKYLDGGYGGMITFGLEGGYDAAETVCNEVDLASLLANVGDAKTLIIHPASTTHQQLTEEEKLASGVTDDLIRLSVGIEDVDDVIADLDRAIEKA
- the gpmI gene encoding 2,3-bisphosphoglycerate-independent phosphoglycerate mutase, encoding MDGALIILDGWGLGNGGRDAVAAADTPAFDRLADAGAYGTLEVAGRRVGLPEGQMGNSEVGHLNIGAGRVVYQEYTRISDSIDDGSFRENDAITTAFDNAIENDGRIHFVGLVSDGGVHSDHEHLHALIELAGDRDVSAVTHAVTDGRDTSPTGGQAYLEALEDVVAEHGTGHVATVTGRYYAMDRDQNWDRTKRAYDAIVNREADHETASALEAVEASYDRDVTDEFVEPTIVSDQPALADGDSVVWFNFRSDRARQLTRMLADIRPDAWADEFETTPPDAEVVMLTQYDKTFDLPIAYPPTQPENVLGEVLAAHGKTQLRIAESEKYAHVTYFLNGGREVEFDGEIREIVESPDVPTYDRQPEMSAAEVTDTAIDVLEGEARPEGEPRNDERGGTTREQAQTPDTLVLNYANPDMVGHTGDYEATIAAVEAVDEQLGRLVTALESHAAHVLITADHGNADDMGTEDDPHTAHTYNEVPLVYLAPDGTAGRRTVREGGTLADVAPTLLELIDVDQPPEMTGESLLE